AGATTACAAAATTTTAGTCGATTATTTCAACAATGCTGGTGAGATCACCTCTTGGGTAACTGAGAACACTGTTAAAGACATTATGCAAAGTCTAAAAAGACTTCCCCAAGCAACAATTAGACACATAATTAGAGATCACAATGCAGCGGCAGACTCAATAGCTAAAGAAGCAAGGAAATCAAGATTCCAACACAGGAATAGACACATCCACCAGAAGATCAAAAAGGAGAATATCATCTCCAATATTATTGAAAAAAATGAGATTGTAAAGTTATTGTACTGTATTTCTTAGGCTTAATATAATTTCGtctttcatcaaaaaaataaaataagggatatGTTGATTTTTTATCGAAGTCAATGTCCCTGTAGTACAATGATAAAATAATTGGGTGATGATACAAGTGATCTGTGTTCGAAACTGAGAATAAAATTTCGTTGTCAATGTAATTTCGTTTGCACATTTAGTAAATAGAAATAGAGGGAGAGTGAGAATAAAATTTCTTATAATGTAGGGGAAATCAAAACCGGTAGAAATGATAAAACTCCTCACAATACACGAAAATCCAAAACTTCTAGAAATACTACAGATGAGTTTAGAATGAATATGATTCACGGAATAAAATTCTCCTTCCCACTATCCAACCACGACTTAACGGAAAATCCATGTAAATTAAACTTACTTATAGTTTAGTGACAGTGTCTTGCCACCAATTCCAGTAAGAAGGAAATCAGGCGTTCAATTCCATCCATCTAAAAGGTTGTACTTGTATTGGGTCTGAAGTGGTGTCAGTTCGACTGGTTGGGTTCAGATAGGACCTACTAGATTTGGATTTcacattagaaaaaaaaaaaagaaaaacaaagggtaTTTTGAGCACTTCATCTTAGTCTAAAGGAAAATGTATAAATAAGTTGGGTAACCACTTTCTTGGTCAAAATGTATAAAATATAACAACTATAGCTGCTAAGTGCACACGCTATCTTAGGATTGGTTTCCCACCTAGAGTTTCCGAGTGTTTTTATATTATCTTGGTCTGTTGTGAATTTTTAGTTATTATACTTTcagaagaactgaagaagaagatatcatcaacaAGGAACAGATTTTGAGTTCAGAGTATCACCGTATTCCATGGGTAACTGTTTTGGTAGTTCAGGCAAAGTGGATAATGTTCAATCCTCAACAACAAATACTTCTACCAACAATTCAGGTGACCTTCTTGAAACACAGTGTTCTCTGATGAAGGTTGATtttcatttttatgaattctttttgtCTTAGAATTTACTAAATTCTTGATTTATATTTATAGGTGGCTCAAAAATCTCTAGTGCAACGAGTACATCCCCGCCTTCTACTACTCTTCCTACGCCAAGATCTGAAGGTGAGATTCTGTCATGCCCAAATTTGAAGGCATTCACTTTCAGTGAACTGAAGAGTGCAACTAGAAACTTCCGTCCCGATAGTCTTATCGGAGAAGGAGGATTCGGTTGTGTTTACAAAGGATGGATTGATCATCAAACTCTAACACCTTCAAGGCCTGGTTCTGGCATGGTTGTTGCTGTCAAGAAGCTTAAACCTGAAGGTTTTCAAGGTCACAAGGAGTGGTTGGTAGGTTATCTGATCTCTTTTCCTTGATTCCTTTCGCTTCTTGGATTTTTATGCTTTGCTAATAATATTATAGTGTCCTTAATAATAGACGGAAGTTAACTATCTCGGCATGCTTCATCATCAACATGTTGTTAAACTCATTGGATATTGCATGGATGGCGAGAATCGGCTTTTGGTCTATGAGTTCATGCCCAAGGGCAGTCTGGAAAACCATTTATACAGAAGTAAGTGACGGAATCTCAAAACGAAAAACTCCTATTCGTTTTAATTTTCTGCAAGAATCACTGAAATAACTGTAATTGGTGTTTCCTGTTGCAGGAGGTGTTCAACCACTTTCTTGGGGAATTAGGATGAAAGTTGCCACTGGAGCTGCTCGGGGGCTTTGTTTCTTGCATGATGCAGAATCACAAGTTATATACCGTGACTTCAAAGCTTCTAATATCCTTTTAGACGTGGTATGTTCCCAAAGGAAATGAAAATTGAAAACTAAGACATTGTAAAATATCTCCAGTGTTTTTCCGCATAAACTAAAATTGGCTTGAATTTTTATGGTGTATATGATTTTATTGCAGGAATTCAATGCAAAGCTTTCCGACTTCGGCTTGGCTAAGGCCGGCCCTACTGGTGACAGGACTCACGTTTCAACCGAAGTCATGGGTACTCAAGGCTATGCTGCACCAGAATATGTTGCCACAGGTTTGTGTATGAATTTGCTttactttccttttctttcttcattttaACAGTTTCACCTGGTTAACCAAGCAAATTATTTACCACTGGATAATAGAAACCAATCTGAGTTTGAAGAAATTGATCACCAAAAATGTATTACTTGAGCAGGTCGATTATCAGCAAGGAGTGATGTTTACAGCTTTGGGGTTGTATTGCTAGAACTCCTGTCAGGACTGCGTGCTGTAGATAAGAGTAAGTCTGGTGTGGAACAGAATCTAGTTGACTGGGCAAGGCCATATTTGAGCGACAAGCGTAAGCTATTCCGAATTATGGACACAAAGATGGAAGGGCAGTATCCGCAGAAAGGAGCATTTATGGCTGCAACCCTTGCCTTACAGTGTCTCAGCACTGACCCTAAAGTTCGACCACAAATGGCTGAGGTCTTACAAAAACTAGAAGAAATCCAAGCACCAAGGAACTTGGTTAGAAACTCCCCATCAGAGCACTCCAGTCCCTTAAACAGATCCCCATTGAGACATAGTCATCAACATTCTACGCCTTCGAATCTTACTCCTCGTGGCTCCCCTCTGCCGTCTCGGTCCCCCTTGCCCTCTCGGTCACCATTGCCTACCTGCAAGCAGTCACCTCAAGTTCGCCAAGGAAGTGGATAAATATACTCGTCAAACCCAGCTTCTCCATTGTATATTACATTCCTT
The sequence above is a segment of the Papaver somniferum cultivar HN1 unplaced genomic scaffold, ASM357369v1 unplaced-scaffold_125, whole genome shotgun sequence genome. Coding sequences within it:
- the LOC113331238 gene encoding probable serine/threonine-protein kinase PBL3 — protein: MGNCFGSSGKVDNVQSSTTNTSTNNSGGSKISSATSTSPPSTTLPTPRSEGEILSCPNLKAFTFSELKSATRNFRPDSLIGEGGFGCVYKGWIDHQTLTPSRPGSGMVVAVKKLKPEGFQGHKEWLTEVNYLGMLHHQHVVKLIGYCMDGENRLLVYEFMPKGSLENHLYRRGVQPLSWGIRMKVATGAARGLCFLHDAESQVIYRDFKASNILLDVEFNAKLSDFGLAKAGPTGDRTHVSTEVMGTQGYAAPEYVATGRLSARSDVYSFGVVLLELLSGLRAVDKSKSGVEQNLVDWARPYLSDKRKLFRIMDTKMEGQYPQKGAFMAATLALQCLSTDPKVRPQMAEVLQKLEEIQAPRNLVRNSPSEHSSPLNRSPLRHSHQHSTPSNLTPRGSPLPSRSPLPSRSPLPTCKQSPQVRQGSG